The Paenibacillus dendritiformis region CGACCCTCTCCAGAAGCTCGGCTATCCGCTCTTTGCGGGCCGCGCCAGTCGCCATCCGGTGAGCATCGATGCCTTCCGCGACAATATCGCCGATTCTCAGTCGGGGGTTAAGCGACGAATGCGGATCTTGAAAGATCATTTGCATGCTGCGGTTCAGCTCCCGTCTGGCTTGCCCGCGAGCGAGCGCGATGTCCTGCCCCTCGAACAGCACCTTGCCCGACGTCGCTTCCAGCAGCCCGACAGCGGCTTTGCCAAGCGTGGATTTGCCGCTGCCGCTTTCGCCTACGAGGCCGACGGTCTCGCCAGGGAGAACAGACAGCGTAATACCGTCGACGGATTTGACGACGCGATGAGCGCCTGTGCGAAAATGCTTGTGCAGGTCATGAATTTCAACTATAGGCTTCTGCATAATCGTACCTCCTCGCTGGGTCCGGCCCGTGGCCGGCAGGAGAGCGGGGATCATTCAGCCAGCAGCTCGCGCTATGATGCTCCGTGAATGCCTTCGTCTCCGGCAGATGCCGCACACAGACTTCCATCGCGTACGGACAACGCGGCGCGAACGGGCATCCTTGCGGCTGCTCGGATAGAGCTGGCGGCGCGCCTTCGATCGGCATGAGCCGTTCTTGATCCGGTCCATCCAGCTTCGGCGCGGATTGCAGCAATCCCCATGTATAGGGGTGTCTGGCCCGCTCGAAAATATCCTGAACGTTCCCCGTCTCGACAATCATTCCGCCGTACATCACCGCAACGCGATGCGCCACCTCGGCTACCACGCCCAAATCATGCGTAATCAGCAGGAGCGAGCTGCCCATCTTGTCCTGGAGTGCCGTAAGGGTGTCCAAAATCTGGGCTTGTATCGTGACATCCAGGGCGGTCGTCGGTTCATCGGCGATGAGCAGCTTCGGATTGCAGGCCAGCGCAATCGCGATCGAGACGCGCTGTCGCATTCCGCCGCTGAATTCATGCGGATATTGATGATAGCGGCTGGCTGCGTCAGGTATGCCTGCGAGCTGAAGCAGTTCCACCGTGCGGGCACGCGCCTCGCTTCGGCTCAGCTTCTGATGCTGTCGCAAGCCTTCCGCGATCTGCGCGCCAATCTTCATTGTCGGATTGAGCGATGACATCGGATCCTGGAACACCATGCCAATCTCTGAACCCCTTAATTTCCTCATCTGCGGCCGGCTCAGCCGGGTGATATTCCGTCCTCGAAAATGAATTTCGCCGCCTGCCAGCCTGGCTTGCGGAGCAGGAAGCATGCCCATAATAGAACGGGCGGTCACGCTCTTGCCGCTGCCGCTTTCCCCGACGAGGGCGAGCGTTTCCCGTTCGTCGATGTGGAAGCTCACATCCCGCAGGGCATGAAGCGTCTTCTCGCGGGAATGGAAAGCGACATTCAAATGACGAACCTCAAGTAAATGTGTCAACGGCGCACCTCCTTAGTGCGGCGAACGGGGATCCAGCACATCCTGCAGCCCGTCGCCGAACGCGTTGAACGCGAACATGGTGAGTGAAATCATGAGTCCCGGAAAAAACAGCCGCCACCATTGACCGCTAAGGATAACGCCAAGCGAATCATTAGCCATCGTTCCCCAGCTGGCGTCCGGAGCCTGAACCCCCAAGCCGAGAAAGCTAAGGAACGATTCGGAGAAAATGGCGGCAGGGATCGTAAACGTCAAATTGACAATGATGATGCCGGCCGCGTTAGGCAGTAAATGCTTGAACAAGATGCCGGCATGCGATGTGCCCAGCTTCTGGGCCGCCAGCACATATTCTTGCTGCTTCAATTGCAATATTTGCCCCCGCACCACACGCGCCATGCCAACCCAGCCTGTGATGGAGAGCGCGACCACCATCGTGAAGATCCCTGGCTTCATAATGACAAGCAGCAGGATCACGACAAGCAAATACGGGATGCTGTACAAAATTTCAACGATCCGCATCAATATATTGTCAATCCGGTCCCCGAACCGGCCGCGCCCGGCCATGTAGCCGGATATGCCGCCTACGAGTATGCCGATGATCAGGTCAATGGCTGCTGCGGCGAAGCCGATCGCAAGCGAGATGCGCGCCCCGGCCCAGGTTCGCGCCCATACGTCCCTGCCAAGATCGTCGGTGCCGAACCAATGCTCCGCCGAGGGCGGCAGATTGGTCTTCGTCAAGGACTGAGCGCTCGGCGAATGGGGCACTATGTACGGGCCTGCCGCCGCAAGCAGCAGGATGAGCAGCAGCAGGGCCAGACCGATCATGGCCAACTTGTTCTTCATTAATTTGCGCAATCTGTCTTGCCATAGCGGAGCGCTTGGTTGAGGCGGCACGTGAATCGCCTGCATGCTGCGATCTATGGGGACGAACAGATGCTCCACATCGGCTGATGCTTTCATGCTAATCTCCTTTGCTGGCTAAAGTAATTCGCGGATCGACGATACGGTAGGACAGGTCGATGAGAAATAACGTGACGACTAGGACTAGGCTGTAAAATATCGTCGTACCCATAATGACCGGGTAATCCCGGTTGAAAATGCTGTCTACAAAGTGCTTGCCGATGCCGGGAATGGCAAAAATCTTCTCCACCACGAACGTGCCCGTCACGACGGACGCGAACAACGGTCCCAGAAAGGACAGAACCGGGATGAGCGAGTTCCGCAATCCATGCTTTGCCACGATTTTCCAGGCTGGCAGCCCCTTGGCCTCCGCCGTCTTGATATATTCCTGCTGCAGCACTTCAATCATGCTCGTTCTTACGAAGCGGGCAATGATGGCGAGCGGAGTGACGGCCAGCGCGATCGACGGCAGTATCGTATGCTTCCAGGTTCCCCAGGCAGCAACCGGGAGAAGTCTCCATTCCACGGCCATATACTTGATAAGCAGAGGGGCAAGAATGAAGCTCGGAATCGAGATGCCGAGCATCGCCGCCACCATCGCGATGTAGTCCAGTGCGCGATTGTGATGAAGTGCGGCGATCGTGCCCAAGCCGATTCCGGCGACGATGGCGATCAGCATGGACTGCAGTCCGAGCAGAGCCGACGGGACAAAGCCCCGTGCGATCAACGTATTCACATCGGTGCTCTTGGATTGAATCGATGGCCCCAAGTCAAGGGTCAGCAAGCTTTTCAAGTACAACAGATACTGCACAGGCAAAGGCTTGTCCAAGTTGTACCTGGCTCTCATATTTTCCAGAACCGACTCCGGCATCATCCGGGAATCAGAAGCAAACGGATCACCAGGGATGATGTGCATAATAACAAAGGTCAAAGTGACGATGATCCACAGGGTGACGAGCATTGCAAATAATCGTTTCAGCACAACCATTGTTCTATCTGCTCCTGTTCAAATACGATTATATTTATAAGAATAGTTGGTATTAAGTATAAAAAAATGATCCTATGCAAGAAGTAGAGAGTAATCAACCGGTTGTTTAATTATTAATTCTGATAGGATTAGTATGAATAGTAGGCCAGAAGATCGGAAATGTCAATGAGTTGTTCTGTAATTTTCAGAATGGAACAAAGTCTTTTCATCATGAAATGGAATGAATGCGTGATAGAGCAACAAAATCGATAGAATGAAAAAATCTGTTTGCTGTTGGTGAACTGCATGCAAGCCGCATGAACCTGAACGGGTGCGCAACGGCGTTTGGGCTCTATGAGGCAATATTTCATTTCCAAAAATATGAACGGGAGGTATACTGGAAGGATTAATGGAGAAATGCTCCAGAAGGCGGTTCCCGATTGGAAATAGGGAAGATTGCTTCGTGATGGGAACGAAGGAGGCTTATGAAAATTGGATTAGTTCGGCATTTTAAAGTGGCCTATGAGCCCAATCACCGTTGGATGACATCAGAACAATTCAATCAATGGGTAGAACGCTATGATCTTTCAGATATTTGTGTGAGTGCCTTCCTTGATGGTGACGTGAAATGGGATGTTTGCCTATGCAGCGACTTATATAGAGCGGCGAAGACCGCCGAGATCATTTATAAGGGGCCCGTAATCAAGACTGCGCAGTTAAGAGAGATTGGGATGAGCTGGACTAGCCAATCCAAGCTCAGACTTCATTATTATGTATGGCAAATGATGGCCAGGCTGGCTTGGTACTTCTCCCATCCTTCACAGGAAGAGAGCAGACGAGAAACCGTATTGCGAGCGCGACAGTTTATAGACCGCATCGAAGAGACCTATCATCAATCCAATGTATTAATCGTCAGCCATGGGGCCTTCATGAAATGTCTGACTCAAGAATTGCTTCGTAGAGGGTATAAGGGCAAACGACCATATAAGCCCGAAAATGGAAAACTGTATGCATATGTAAAAACAAATTGAGTTTATTTATAACCGCATTGATTGACAGCTTTACATCAAACACTAAGGAGTTCCATTTCATGTTTGAATTTAATGGATGGGCTGTTCTGAGATATCATACACATGATACTGATTCTATGAAACAAGAAAAACAATTAAATAAATTAATTCACTATATCTCAGAAATTGATACGGAAGAGGTCGTTACTTTTAAAAGCAGAAATGGCCTTGATTCTCTCTTAATGTCAGGATTACATAACCACAGAAAGAATTATGTAGTTGGAATATTTGAAAAAATTGCTGAAATCATGCCTGGATCCTACGGACTTCTTTATATACATGATGATGAAGACCAAAGTAAAAACCACGATAATACAAATCATTTTGTGGTGTGGAAATTAGTTAGAGGAAAATTAACTGGACAACAAGATCATTATCTATCTCCTTATATTCCAACAGTAGAAGATCCGTTTGATGAAACGAGAAACGACTAATACCGGAGGCATATCTCATGAACGAAAAACCTCAGCTGCTCGATAAATTCAGCGAATGGAACCGTTTTGTGCTACAAATTACAGAATTGGAATGGCAAACGCCCATTGATGAAGGCAAATGGACGATCCATGATATTGTCAGCCATATGATGTTGTGGGATAAATACTTCTATGAAGAAGCCATCTATCCTATCGCCAATGGTAAGCAAGTGACGGTGAGTCATCTTGATTTTGATGCGTTTAATAGAGAGGCCATCGAATACGGAAAAACGCTAACCAAGGATGAATTAATCGACTTAACAACGCGTTACCGGAATCTGTTAGTGGATACGATACAGCGTTTGGACGACGATACGTTTTCGAGAAAATATGCGGAAGGAAAATTTACCGTCAAAACTTACCTGCAGGACTTTATTTGGCATGATCAGCATCATATCACCCAAATGGAAGAATACAAAAGAAAATCAGGCATCTACTCACACCACGACACAAAAGGAGAGCGGCATGAAGTATTTTAACGAGGCTAAATATTTTTGGCAGACGTATGTACCGAAGCAGGGCCAAGCCGAGACCGTGCAGGGCGAATTAATTCGGGCAATCGAAAAGCTGAGAGGCGAGGCGCAAAGAAACGGCAACATCAATTGGGATAAGGGATTCGTTATTTAACGAATGGCATCAACATGTCAACACCGCCAAATACAATGGAAGCTCTTGCAGGGTGATGCTGCGGGGGCTTCTTTTTATGTGGTTCCGATAACTGCTCATCCACGCGCATGGGGAGATTCTCGGTTTCCAACAGGACAAGTATTCGCTATAATACAAATGATAATGATAATTATTCTCGACGATAGAAAGGGGAGCGGACGCCAGAGTCGGACGGCCTGTCTGTCTGGCTCATAGAGAGGCGCATAAAGCATGAGACAACATTATTTCATTGACAGTCCTGATACATATGCCGAGACGATGCGCCGGTTATCCGGACAGAGCGCGAATGAGAAGAGCCCGCATGCCCGTTCTGTGCGTTACGATATTCGAGAAGAGTATGGTTCGGGCCGCGTCGAAATGTACCGCGTGATGAACAACTCCGCGATTACGCTCTATGATGTTACGTTTCATGACGATGTCGTATTCGAATATGCGATGACGGGCCGTTATTTTGCGGTGAAATATTGCGTGGATGGGGAACTGGAGCTGCAGGAGCATGACCAGGAACCGTTATTGTTCAGGAAGAACTGCTTGTCTGTATCCAAGTCTTGCGCCATCCGAGGCTGCACCCGTCTGCGCGGAGGCCGGCGCTATCAAAGCGTATCCATCATCTCGGATTCGGACCATATGCCCAAGTTATTCGGCAGCAGCGGGATAGATTTATGGAATCATGCGATGGAGAAGCTGGATGGCTCCGCTCGGCAGCGGTTATTCACCGGTGTGCAGGCGGGGGCGGACGTGTCGAACATCTTCTGCAGCATCTTCCACTGCCCGCTTCCGGAGCAATCGAAAATATTATATTACGAAGGCAAAGTTATGGAGCTGCTGTCCCTGCTCTTGGCGGTGGAGCTGCCCGGACTGGAAGACGAGGAGGAAGCGGTCCTGCTGGATGACTATGAGATCCGGCAAATCCGGCATGCCCATGATCGATTGATGGATACCCCCGGCAATCCGCCCACGTTGGCGCAGTTGTCCAGGGAGCTTGCGATTAGCCGTAATAAATTGACCAAGGGCTACAAGCAGATCTACGGCCATACGATCTACGTTCATTATCGCAAGGCGTGCATGGAGCAGGCGGCTGCGCTTCTGGCCGATCTCAACAAATCTGTTCAAGACATCGCGTTTGATGTCGGTTACTCCAATGCGAGCAATTTCTGCAACGCCTTCAAGCGCGAGTTCGGACTGACTCCGCTGCAATATCGCAAGTCCAAGCTGAGAAGACTGTCCGGGCTAATGAGTACTCAATCAACATAATCGGTGCTGTGCGCACAACAATTCCATGTCATCCTCCCGTATAGTGAGGGGTGTATCCAGATCAGGAGCGCCCGCGTATACAGGGGGATGTTTTGTTTTTTGGGAAAGGGGGCAACAGCGATGTTCGGCAATCGCATCGTTCGCGGCGCGGCGGATATGCTGCTTACACTTCTCGCCGTCAGCATGCTGTCGTTCCTGCTGATGCGCATATCTCCTGTCGATCCGGCTGAAGCGTTCGCCATCCGCAATACGATGAACCCTTCGGATGACATGATCGCGAAGCTGAGACACGAATTGGGATTGGATGGCTCGCTCCTCATGCAATATGTCACTTGGCTGACAGACGCGATCCGCCTCGACTTCGGGAAGTCGCTTATGAACGGCAAGCCGGTGTTCGACGAATTCGCCGCTACGATTCCGTTCACCCTCCGCATCGTGGCGCTGAGCGCCGTGCTGCAAGCGTTGGGGGCGGTTGGGCTGAGCTGCCTTGGCTATTGGCTGCGTGATCGATGGGCTGGCTTCATTCTTCGAGTTCTCATGATCGCAGGGGTGTCGATACCGGCCTTTTATCTGGCCGCCGTATATTTGGATGTCGTAGCGGTGAAGCTGCGCTGGATCGCTGTCGCAGGCGGACAAGGCATGATGAACGTATGGAGTCCCGCTCTCTGTCTGGCTCTTCCGATGGCCGCCTTCTACGGCCGGCTGCTGACGACCGTGCTGGTCAAAGAGATGGGCGAGGATTACGTCATGTACGCCCGCTGCCAAGGGTTGAACGAGAATTATATTTTGTTCCGCCACGGCTTGCCGCATGCCCTCCTTGCGCTGCTCCCGAACTTCATGCAGAGCATCGGACTTACGGTGGCGGGGGCTGCGGTTATCGAGCAAATCTTCTCGGTTCCGGGAATCGGCAATGTTATCATCACGAGCGTGATCAACCGTGACGCGCCGATGATCCACTTTTCAATTCTGCTGCTTGCCGCTGTCTTCATGCTGACGAACCGGATATCCAGCGCGGTGCGGCTGCTGCTGAAGCGCGAGCCCTCGAGGGGGAACTGGTCATGAGGCGGCGTCGAAGGCTGCGAATCGGGGCCGCCGTATTTGTGCTCTTTGCCTGTGCCTTCGCTTATCTGCTGGCGCCGCACGACCCCCATCTGATCAATCTTGGCCAGCGGCTGCTGCCACCGAGCGCGGAGTATCCGTTCGGAACCGACTCGCTGGGGCGCTGCTTGCTGTCCCGGGTTCTCCATGGCGGGAGAACGACGCTGGGCATTGTGCTGTTGACATGGCTGACAACCTTGGCCGCCGGTCTGCCTATCGGCATTCTCGCCGGAATGTGGCGAAGCCGATGGCGCTGGTTGGGCGACAGCTTCCTGAATGTGCTGGCATCGTTCCCGCCGATTGTCTATCTGATTGTCTGGATAGGGGCTTGGGGCAGCGGAGTATATACGGTCGTCGTCGCATTGACGGCAGCATCGCTGGTCAGTCTGATCAAGCTGGTGAAGGCAAAGGCGGAGATTGAGCGGGATAAAGCATACGTCTACTGCGCTGCAGCGTCGGGCGCATCCCGGCTTCGCATCATGTTCTGGCATTTGCCGCCGAACCTGATCCGCGAATCCGTGGTGATGTTAAGTCTCATCAGCTCGGATATCGTGCTGATGATTAGCGGCTTCTCCTTCATCGGGCTGGGCCTCGATCAGAACGGAATCGACTGGGGCGCCATCATGCTGGATGGCCGCTCGGTAGCGATGCTGCGCCCGGATATGATGCTGTACCCGCTGGCGTTTATTTTTTTGTGCGCATTCTCCTTCAATGTGCTGGGAGAAGAGCTTACATAGGAGTGGATGAGCGATCTTCAGTCTGAATCGAATCAGTGTATCTGCGGCCGACGGGAGACGATTGCTCCACGATATCAGCTGCCGCGTGCGGCGGGGGGAAGCCGTTGGCGTAACCGGCGAGAGCGGATCAGGCAAGACGACGCTGCTTAAGGCGGCGATGGGCGTCCTGGGCCCAGGATGCGCGCTCGAGGGCGGAACCATTCAATTGGATGGCCGCGATCTTCATTCGCTCGGTCCCGCAGAGCGTAGAGAAATGGGCGGCAGAGCGATCGGGTTCATCCCGCAGCTCCCGGTGACCGCATTTGACTCGCGGCTCTCCGTGGGAAGCCAAATGCAGGCTATTTTCCGCAAACGGCTGGGATTGAACCGGCTGGATGCGGCTGGGCTTGCGCGAGCCAAGCTGCAGCAGGTTCATCTTCCCGATAGCGAGCGGGTGATGGCAAGCCGGCCCGGGGCATTGTCCGGCGGCATGCTGCAGCGGGTGGCGATCGCGATTCTGCTGGGTCTGAATCCGCCGTATATTTTGGCGGATGAGCCCACTTCCGCGCTCGATGCGGAGAATCGGGAAGCCGTGATTCAGCTGCTGCACGAATGCAAGCTGGCCTCGGGACTGCTGATCGTCTCGCATGATGTAGAGGTGCTGAGGCGAATTTGCGATCAGGTGCTGGTGCTGCATGACGGCGTGCTGGCAGAGCAAGGGAAGATGGAGGACCTGCTTGCGCGGCCTCGGCACATCTGGACTTCCCAATTGGCCCGAAGCGCCGCGCGGCAAGAGGAAGGATATTGGATATGGGAGAGATACGAGTAGCGAATGTGACGAAGTTCTACGGCGGTGAACGGCGCGCCGATGTGAAGGCGCTGGACTGTGTCTCGCTTCGTTGGCAGGAAGGGGAGAGCCTTGCGCTGATGGGCGGCAGCGGGAGCGGCAAAAGCACGCTTGCCCGGCTAATCCTTGGCTTGGAGCGGCCTGACACCGGAGACATCCGGCTGGACGGCATCAGCCTCGCCGGGCTCCGCTTCAGGGCGTGGCGCCCTTACCGGAAGGTGCTGCAGGGCGTATTTCAGGATGCATCCGGCACGCTGAATCCCCGCTTGTCCGCTTACCGCAATATGGAGGAGGCCCTGCTCAACCTGACGCATATGACCCGGCGGGAACGCCGGCGAGAGATTGATGGGCTGATGGAGCGGTTCCATCTGGATCGGGATCTGCTGCGCGTCCCGGTGCGCGAGCTTAGCGGCGGTCAGCAGCGCAGATTGTCGCTGATTAGGGCTTTGTCGGTAAGACCCCGATATTTGGTGCTGGACGAGGTGCTTAGCGGGCTGGATACCGTGTCTGCCGATGCGGTTCTGGCCACCTTGGCCGATTACCGGGACAGCTACGGCTGCTCCTATCTATTGATTACGCATGATGCCTATAACGCTTACCGGCTGGCGGATCGATGTCTGCTGCTGGAGGGAGGACGTCTGGCAGCCGAGGCGACCCGGCTGGAGCGAATGCAGGCAGCTGTGCGCACCTAATGATGATTACCGGAGGAGAACGACGAGATGAGAATCAATCTATTTCGTGTCAAAACAGTGATAGTAATGCTCTGTATTCTATTAACGGCGAGCGCTTGCTCCGCGGGCGGGGCGCAGACCGACAAGGATACGCTCGTCATCGGCTATGCAGGGGAGCTGAGCAACTTCTACCCTACGATGACGGACATGCATAACAAGCCGGTCATTCAGTTGGTGTACGATATGCTCGTCCGCTATGAGGACGGCGAGATTAAGCCGGGGCTCGCCACGGAGTGGACATTCAACGAAGCGGGGACGGAACTGACGCTGAAGATTAGGCAGGGCGTGAAGTTCCATGACGGGGAACCGTTGAATGCAGCGGCCGTCATTGCCAATCTGGAATATTACCGCAATGAAGGCAATGCTTCCTTCCTGAAGGCGGTATCGGCCATCGAGAAGCTGGAAGCGCTGGATGAGTATACGGTCAAATTGACCTATCAAGCGCCTTATTATCCGGTGCTGCACGACTTGTGCACACCATACCTGGCCATCGTGTCGCCGGCATCGATTATTAAGGATAATTACCAAGCGATGAACGGAACGATCGGAACCGGTCCTTATATTCACGAATCATTCGCCAAGGGCGAGCAAACCGTATTTAAGAAGAACAAGGACTACTGGGGAGAAGAGCCTGCGTTCGAGCGGATTATCGTTAAATATGTTCCGGACCCGGCCACGCGGCTGAAGGCGCTGCAGACAGGCGAGATCGACGCCGTCTTCAGCTCCACAATGATTACGAATAATGAGTTCAAGCAGGCAGCTTCCATGTCCGGCGTTCAAGGGAAGACCTCGAAGGGGAGCCGTACGCGAGCGCTGGCGCTCAATGCGTCAGGGGAAAATCTGGGCGATCTGCGGGTTCGCGAGGCGATCGCGCATGTCATCAATAAGCAGGAGATTGCCGAGGGCTTAACGTTCGGCTATGAGACGGCGGCTGACGAGATGTTTGAAGGCATCCCCTATATTCAGAACGGGCTGCGGATGCAGCGGGCCTACGATGTGCAGCAAGCCGCCAAGCTGCTCGATGAAGCGGGCTGGAAGCTGAACGAGAGTACGGGATACCGGGAGTTCAACGGCAAGCCGATGAAGCTGCGCTTCACGTATGAGACGGGAGACGCGTTCAATAAGGAGCTGGCTGCCGCCTTGCAAGGCCAGTTGAAGGAAGTCGGGCTTCAGGTCGAGGTGGAAGGAACCGATGTGATGACATGGTGGACAGAATGCGTGGAAGGGAAGTTCGACATTACGATCTGGGGTTCGAAGGGAGCCCCTGAGGACCCGCATCACTTTATCGGCCCGATGCTGGATCAGACCGCGCATACGGCGGCCATGTCCGCTCTGCCGGAGGCGGCCGACATCAAGGAGCGCATCATGAAGGTGCTGCACACGCGGGACGAGGCGGCGATTGCATCAGGTTATGAGTTCCTGTTGAATTACTTGAACGACCAAGTCATCGTCATTCCGGTTACGCATGCCAAGGAATTGATTCTATACCGCAGCGACAAGGTAGCGGATTATACGTTCGGCGGACTTGAGAACGGCTTCAACCCGGCCGGAGTGCAAAAGGCGGTTACCCGCTGATCGGCTTCCTTCCCGCTTCAGGCAGCGAGGGAGCAGTTAAATGAGCCGCAGGCCGGATTCTGTATTTCACAGGATCCGGCTTGTTCGCTTGTCACAAGCGCGCGAATTTGCACTGTTGCCCGGGAAATTTTTAATAGGAAAGTCCAATAGCTGGAGTTCGAACGAGCCGCCTAAAGAGACCTTTTACCTCATATAGTTAATGCTATTAAACATCTTCCGGACCACGTAAAATCTGGCCTTACAGACGGAATGGGTGTTCGAGTCGATGAATGTAGTTAACCTCACTAAATAAATCAAAAATACGTTACCAGGCTCTCTATTTCCTGCTGCGAAAAGTGTATTTTTTACGGAGAGGGACTGAATTAGCCCTCTATTGAACGGCTGTAAGGCGGCCCGTCTGCTATAAAAGCATATCCCGCATAATTCCAAAAAAATTGAACACCAATAATGGTCATAGATGTGGTACGATAGATATGTTTTTTGTCACAGGCCGACAAATTTCGTTGCTGCCAATGGCGGACAAAATGGGCTT contains the following coding sequences:
- a CDS encoding ABC transporter substrate-binding protein, with the translated sequence MRINLFRVKTVIVMLCILLTASACSAGGAQTDKDTLVIGYAGELSNFYPTMTDMHNKPVIQLVYDMLVRYEDGEIKPGLATEWTFNEAGTELTLKIRQGVKFHDGEPLNAAAVIANLEYYRNEGNASFLKAVSAIEKLEALDEYTVKLTYQAPYYPVLHDLCTPYLAIVSPASIIKDNYQAMNGTIGTGPYIHESFAKGEQTVFKKNKDYWGEEPAFERIIVKYVPDPATRLKALQTGEIDAVFSSTMITNNEFKQAASMSGVQGKTSKGSRTRALALNASGENLGDLRVREAIAHVINKQEIAEGLTFGYETAADEMFEGIPYIQNGLRMQRAYDVQQAAKLLDEAGWKLNESTGYREFNGKPMKLRFTYETGDAFNKELAAALQGQLKEVGLQVEVEGTDVMTWWTECVEGKFDITIWGSKGAPEDPHHFIGPMLDQTAHTAAMSALPEAADIKERIMKVLHTRDEAAIASGYEFLLNYLNDQVIVIPVTHAKELILYRSDKVADYTFGGLENGFNPAGVQKAVTR